The Mustela erminea isolate mMusErm1 chromosome 6, mMusErm1.Pri, whole genome shotgun sequence genome includes a region encoding these proteins:
- the LOC116592912 gene encoding 40S ribosomal protein S15a-like, whose product MVCTNALADALKSINKAEKRGNRLVLARPCSKVIVRFLMVMMKHGYTSEFEITDAHRAGKIAVNLTGRLNKCGVISPRFDVRLKDLEKGQNNLLASRQFGFIVLTTSAGLMDHEEARRKHTGGEILGFFF is encoded by the coding sequence ATGGTGTGCACGAATGCCCTGGCAGACGCTCTCAAAAGCATTAACAAAGCTGAGAAGAGAGGCAACCGCCTGGTTCTTGCTAGGCCATGTTCCAAAGTCATTGTCCGGTTTCTCATGGTGATGATGAAGCACGGTTACACCAGCGAATTTGAAATCACTGATGCTCACAGAGCGGGGAAAATTGCTGTGAACCTCACAGGCAGGTTGAACAAATGTGGAGTGATCAGCCCCAGATTTGATGTACGACTGAAAGATCTAGAAAAAGGGCAGAATAACCTGCTCGCGTCCCGCCAGTTTGGTTTCATTGTACTGACAACCTCAGCTGGCCTCATGGACCATGAAGAGGCAAGACGAAAACACACAGGGGGGGAAATCCTGGGATTCTTTTTCTAG